In the genome of Cytophagia bacterium CHB2, the window GGCGCGAGCCGCCGCGAATTTGGCGCTGAAGTGCTGCTCAAAAATTCCGGAGGCGGCGGATTTACCCTGGTTGCGGAATCGGCTGTGCCCTTGCACCAGGATTTGAATACGGAGGGCGGTAGATCGGAATTGGGAATTGCAGAAGACGATTCGGCGTTGGCGCATCTTTCACAAGTGATCCCCATGCGCTTGCTGCCCGGTGAGGACGCGAGCTGTTTGAATCTTTATCGCCCGCAAAAGCCCCGCATTCTCGGCGTACCGGCGGCGCAAATCGAGCGCGGTGGGTTCGCGTTTCAAGAAACGCTTGATGGCGCTGCCGCAAATCCGTGGCCTTTACTCGAACAGGAATCAGAACCGGGCGTGATTCCAGCTATCGGCGATTATAATTCTGCGCGCTGGATTTTACATTTGGGCTTGGGGAAGGATTTTGTGATGAAGAACGAATTCGGCGAGGAAATCAAACTGCGGTTTGTCGCTTTGCTGCAATCCAGCATTTTTCAAAGCGAAATTTTGATTTCGGAAGAGAATTTTGTGAAGCACTTTCCGGGTCAAAGCGGGTATTCCTATTTTCTGCTGGAAGCGCCGCTGGCGCAGGCGCAAGCTCTCGCGCAGGCGCTCGAACGCGATTTGAGTG includes:
- a CDS encoding ABC transporter permease — encoded protein: GASRREFGAEVLLKNSGGGGFTLVAESAVPLHQDLNTEGGRSELGIAEDDSALAHLSQVIPMRLLPGEDASCLNLYRPQKPRILGVPAAQIERGGFAFQETLDGAAANPWPLLEQESEPGVIPAIGDYNSARWILHLGLGKDFVMKNEFGEEIKLRFVALLQSSIFQSEILISEENFVKHFPGQSGYSYFLLEAPLAQAQALAQALERDLSDYGFDATLTSEKLAGFQVVENTYLSVFQTLGGLGLLLGTLGLGIILLRNVIERRGELATLRAFGFREATLRHMLLFENGFLIFTGLVLGSLSALLAIAPHLAASGAQVPWFSLALTLLAVFASGIFASLVAVHFSARIPLLPALKAE